In Cryptomeria japonica chromosome 10, Sugi_1.0, whole genome shotgun sequence, a genomic segment contains:
- the LOC131076862 gene encoding uncharacterized protein LOC131076862, whose translation MTLSTFDGSGSISALAWVHKLDIYLSLKSMAANEAIQFVVLHFEGVAYAWWHHGLVTQNHALIHLYPKFTERLIARLDMKDVELYYEYLALLKQLGHVESYINEFQCIAVMVPEMLDRRVVILFIEGLHERYRGLVKALKPKTLQEDIQLTLDLDTSPPPSTVQQNMKSSEGSKPSQSSSS comes from the coding sequence ATGACTTTATCCACTTTTGATGGCAGTGGCTCCATTAGTGCATTAGCGTGGGTTCATAAGTTGGACATATACCTATCCTTGAAATCCATGGCTGCAAATGAAGCCATTCAATTTGTTGTCCTGCATTTCGAGGGTGTTGCATATGCTTGGTGGCACCATGGATTAGTCACTCAGAATCATGCCCTTATTCATTTATACCCAAAGTTCACAGAGAGATTGATTGCTAGGCTTGACATGAAAGATGTGGAACTTTACTACGAATATTTAGCCCTCCTGAAACAGTTGGGACATGTGGAGTCTTATATTAATGAATTTCAGTGTATAGCAGTGATGGTGCCTGAGATGCTTGATAGGAGGGTAGTAATACTTTTCATAGAGGGTCTTCATGAGAGATATCGTGGTTTAGTTAAGGCTTTGAAGCCTAAGACTTTACAGGAAGATATACAACTTACATTGGACCTTGATACCTCTCCTCCACCTTCTACAGTTCAACAGAACATGAAATCTTCTGAAGGTTCTAAACCTTCTCAGAGTTCATCTTCATAG